In Rubrivirga marina, the following are encoded in one genomic region:
- the rpoC gene encoding DNA-directed RNA polymerase subunit beta' → MAFGIQPAQPAQKKYYSSITVSLSSPETILERSFGEVLKPETINYRSFKPEKDGLFCEKIFGPVKDWECHCGKYKRIRYKGIICDRCGVEVTQKSVRRERFGHITLSVPVVHIWYFKSLPNKIGALLGMKSKDLDKVIYYEAYVVVNPGGAQNLGIDRGTLLTENEYFDVLYQIREDNNRLADDDPEKFVAMIGGEAVEELLKRLDLDSLAVELRFQARTETSQARKAEALKRLGIVEAFRQANARMENKPEWMVMKVVPVIPPELRPLVPLEGGRFATSDLNDLYRRVIIRNNRLKRLIDIKAPEVILRNEKRMLQEAVDSLFDNSRKANAVRSDSNRALKSLSDMLKGKQGRFRQNLLGKRVDYSGRSVIVVGPELRLHQCGLPKEMAVELFKPFIIRKLIERGIVKTVKSAKKVVDRRTADVFDILEKVIDGHPVLLNRAPTLHRLGIQAFQPVLIEGKAIRLHPLVTTAFNADFDGDQMAVHVPLSHDAVLEASILMLSSHNIMSPAHGGPIAVPSQDMVLGMYYMTKDRADEKGEGMMFGSTREVRQAFDQGKVSLHARIKLKLNEPTFDGQHQPGETIDTAVGRALFNDIVPAGVGYIDQVLTKKNLRNIIAGVFKATDFPRTAKFLDEIKDLGFGQAMLGGLSFSLADIVVPDAKQTLLKEAEDRVDEIRSNYEMGFITEAERYNQVIDVWTSTNNDISDVLYTSLQNDQEGFNAIYMMADSGARGSREQIRQLGGMRGLMAKPQKSQAGSAGAIIENPIKSNFKEGLSVAEYFISTHGARKGLADTALKTADAGYLTRRLVDVSQDVSITQHDCGTLRGVRMEALKDNEDIVESLRDRIVGRVSVHDVRDPESGEVILRRDDQITDEIADQIEATSIETVEIRSVLACESDRGVCALCYGRDLANGRLVQTGEAVGVIAAQSIGEPGTQLTLRTFHIGGTASRIAAESTIQTKFGGKVVFENLRTVTDESGETARTIALGRSGEVRVLDEDGRQRIAYTIPYGADVAVVEGQSVEKGDVIASWDPYNSVIIAETAGTVRFQDVIEGTTFREESDEQTGFREKVITETRERSLTPALVVEGEGGREYTMPVRARLQVDQGDEITAGTILAKLPRQSAGTRDITGGLPRVIELFEARSPSDPAVVSEIDGVVSFGGRKRGSQEVIVTSRDGLTEKTYLVSLSKHLLVHENDFVRAGEALSDGQISPQDILAILGPTAVQEYLVNEVQEVYRLQGVGINDKHIEVVVRQMMQKVRITDPGDTPFLEDDLVDRLQLEKVNDALYDNFVVVDAGESDLQIGQTITRRQLRDANSAMKREDKREVEVRDAELAVAEPVLLGITQAALKTDSYLSAASFQETTKVLTEAAIAAKVDSLLGLKENVLVGHLVPAGTGLRDYADIVVGSRQELEALQATQDALDRGLATGDGDILGAPASPAADDETLAEINRRLG, encoded by the coding sequence ATGGCATTCGGCATCCAGCCGGCCCAGCCGGCGCAGAAGAAGTACTACAGCTCGATCACCGTCAGCCTGAGCTCGCCCGAGACGATCCTCGAGCGGTCGTTCGGCGAGGTGCTCAAGCCGGAGACGATCAACTACCGGAGCTTTAAGCCGGAGAAGGACGGCCTCTTCTGCGAGAAGATCTTCGGCCCGGTCAAGGACTGGGAGTGCCATTGCGGCAAGTACAAGCGGATCCGGTACAAGGGCATCATCTGCGACCGCTGCGGCGTCGAGGTGACCCAGAAGTCGGTCCGTCGTGAGCGGTTCGGGCACATCACGCTGTCCGTCCCGGTCGTCCACATCTGGTACTTCAAGAGCCTGCCGAACAAGATCGGCGCGCTCCTCGGGATGAAGTCGAAGGACCTCGACAAGGTCATCTACTACGAGGCCTACGTCGTCGTGAACCCGGGCGGGGCCCAGAACCTCGGCATCGACCGCGGGACGCTCCTGACGGAGAACGAGTACTTCGACGTCCTCTACCAGATCCGCGAGGACAACAACCGCCTCGCCGACGACGACCCGGAGAAGTTCGTGGCGATGATCGGCGGCGAGGCCGTCGAGGAGCTCCTCAAGCGGCTCGACCTCGACTCGCTCGCCGTCGAGCTCCGGTTCCAGGCCCGCACCGAGACGAGCCAGGCCCGCAAGGCCGAGGCCCTCAAGCGGCTCGGCATCGTCGAGGCGTTCCGCCAGGCGAACGCCCGGATGGAGAACAAGCCGGAGTGGATGGTCATGAAGGTGGTCCCGGTGATCCCGCCGGAGCTCCGCCCGCTCGTCCCGCTCGAGGGCGGCCGGTTCGCCACGTCGGACCTCAACGACCTCTACCGGCGCGTCATCATCCGGAACAACCGGCTCAAGCGCCTGATCGACATCAAGGCGCCGGAGGTCATCCTCCGCAACGAGAAGCGGATGCTCCAGGAGGCCGTCGACAGCCTCTTCGACAACTCGCGGAAGGCCAACGCCGTCCGCTCCGACTCGAACCGCGCGCTGAAGTCGCTGAGCGACATGCTCAAGGGCAAGCAGGGCCGGTTCCGCCAGAACCTCCTCGGCAAGCGCGTCGACTACTCGGGCCGGTCGGTCATCGTGGTCGGCCCGGAGCTGAGGCTCCACCAGTGCGGCCTGCCCAAGGAGATGGCCGTCGAGCTGTTCAAGCCGTTCATCATTCGGAAGCTCATCGAGCGCGGCATCGTCAAGACGGTCAAGAGCGCCAAGAAGGTGGTCGACCGCCGGACGGCCGACGTGTTCGACATCCTCGAGAAGGTGATCGACGGGCACCCGGTGCTCCTCAACCGCGCCCCGACGCTCCACCGGCTCGGCATCCAGGCGTTCCAGCCGGTCCTCATCGAGGGCAAGGCGATCCGCCTGCACCCGCTAGTGACGACGGCGTTCAACGCCGACTTCGACGGCGACCAGATGGCCGTCCACGTGCCGCTGTCGCATGACGCGGTGCTCGAGGCGAGCATCCTCATGCTGTCGTCGCACAACATCATGAGCCCGGCGCACGGCGGCCCGATCGCGGTCCCGTCGCAGGACATGGTCCTCGGCATGTACTACATGACGAAGGACCGGGCCGACGAGAAGGGCGAGGGCATGATGTTCGGCTCGACGCGCGAGGTTCGCCAGGCGTTCGACCAGGGCAAGGTCTCGCTCCACGCCCGGATCAAGCTCAAGCTCAACGAGCCGACGTTCGACGGGCAGCACCAGCCCGGCGAGACGATCGACACGGCCGTCGGCCGCGCGCTCTTCAACGACATCGTGCCGGCCGGCGTCGGGTACATCGACCAGGTCCTGACCAAGAAGAACCTCCGCAACATCATCGCGGGCGTCTTCAAGGCGACCGATTTCCCGCGGACGGCCAAGTTCCTCGACGAGATCAAGGACCTCGGCTTCGGTCAGGCCATGCTCGGCGGGCTGAGCTTCTCGCTGGCCGACATCGTCGTGCCGGACGCGAAGCAGACGCTCCTGAAGGAGGCCGAGGACCGCGTCGACGAGATCCGCTCGAACTACGAGATGGGCTTCATCACCGAGGCCGAGCGGTACAACCAGGTCATCGACGTCTGGACGTCGACGAACAACGACATCTCGGACGTCCTCTACACGTCGCTCCAGAACGACCAGGAGGGCTTCAACGCCATCTACATGATGGCGGACTCGGGCGCTCGTGGCTCGCGCGAGCAGATCCGCCAGCTCGGCGGGATGCGTGGCCTCATGGCCAAGCCGCAGAAGAGCCAGGCCGGCTCGGCGGGCGCGATCATCGAGAACCCGATCAAGTCCAACTTCAAGGAGGGCCTCTCGGTCGCCGAGTACTTCATCTCGACGCACGGCGCCCGAAAGGGCCTGGCCGACACGGCCCTCAAGACGGCCGACGCCGGCTACCTCACGCGCCGTCTCGTCGACGTGAGCCAGGACGTCTCGATCACGCAGCACGACTGCGGCACGCTCCGCGGCGTGCGGATGGAGGCGCTCAAGGACAACGAGGACATCGTCGAGTCGCTCCGCGACCGGATCGTGGGCCGCGTGTCGGTCCACGACGTCCGCGACCCCGAGTCGGGCGAGGTGATCCTCCGCCGGGACGACCAGATCACGGACGAGATCGCCGACCAGATCGAGGCGACCTCGATCGAGACGGTCGAGATCCGCTCCGTGCTCGCCTGCGAGTCCGACCGGGGCGTGTGCGCGCTCTGCTACGGGCGCGACCTCGCCAACGGCCGCCTCGTGCAGACCGGCGAGGCCGTCGGTGTCATCGCGGCGCAGTCGATCGGCGAGCCCGGCACGCAGCTCACGCTCCGGACCTTCCACATCGGTGGTACGGCCAGCCGCATCGCGGCCGAGTCGACCATCCAGACGAAGTTCGGCGGCAAGGTGGTCTTCGAGAACCTCCGGACGGTCACCGACGAGTCGGGCGAGACGGCCCGCACGATCGCCCTCGGGCGGTCGGGCGAGGTCCGCGTGCTCGACGAGGACGGCCGCCAGCGCATCGCCTACACGATCCCCTACGGCGCCGACGTCGCGGTCGTCGAGGGCCAGTCGGTCGAGAAGGGCGACGTCATTGCGAGCTGGGACCCGTACAACTCGGTCATCATCGCGGAGACGGCCGGCACGGTCCGCTTCCAGGATGTCATCGAAGGGACGACGTTCCGCGAGGAGTCGGACGAGCAGACCGGCTTCCGCGAGAAGGTCATCACCGAGACGCGCGAGCGCTCGCTCACGCCGGCGCTCGTCGTCGAGGGCGAGGGCGGCCGCGAGTACACGATGCCGGTCCGGGCCCGCCTCCAGGTGGACCAGGGCGACGAGATCACGGCGGGCACCATCCTCGCCAAGCTCCCGCGCCAGTCGGCCGGTACCCGCGACATCACGGGCGGTCTCCCGCGCGTCATCGAGCTGTTCGAAGCCCGCTCGCCGAGCGACCCGGCCGTGGTGTCGGAGATCGACGGCGTCGTGAGCTTCGGCGGCCGGAAGCGCGGCTCGCAGGAGGTCATCGTGACGTCCCGCGACGGCCTGACGGAGAAGACGTACCTCGTCTCGCTCTCGAAGCACCTCCTCGTCCACGAGAACGACTTCGTGCGCGCCGGTGAGGCGCTGTCCGACGGGCAGATCTCGCCGCAGGACATCCTCGCCATCCTCGGGCCCACGGCCGTCCAGGAGTACCTCGTCAACGAGGTCCAGGAGGTCTACCGGCTCCAGGGCGTGGGGATCAACGACAAGCACATCGAGGTCGTCGTCCGGCAGATGATGCAGAAGGTCCGGATCACGGACCCGGGCGACACGCCGTTCCTCGAGGACGACCTCGTCGACCGGCTCCAGCTCGAGAAGGTCAACGACGCGCTCTACGACAACTTCGTCGTCGTCGACGCGGGCGAGTCCGACCTCCAGATCGGGCAGACCATCACGCGCCGGCAGCTCCGCGACGCCAACTCGGCGATGAAGCGGGAGGACAAGCGCGAGGTCGAGGTCCGCGACGCCGAGCTCGCCGTCGCCGAGCCGGTCCTGCTGGGCATCACCCAGGCCGCGCTCAAGACCGACTCGTACCTCTCGGCCGCGTCCTTCCAGGAGACGACGAAGGTGCTCACCGAGGCCGCCATCGCGGCGAAGGTCGACAGCCTCCTCGGGCTCAAGGAGAACGTGCTCGTCGGGCACCTCGTCCCGGCCGGCACCGGGCTCCGCGACTACGCCGACATCGTCGTTGGGAGCCGCCAGGAGCTCGAGGCGCTGCAGGCCACGCAGGACGCGCTCGACCGCGGCCTCGCGACGGGCGACGGCGACATCCTCGGTGCCCCGGCCTCCCCGGCCGCGGACGACGAGACGCTCGCCGAGATCAACCGCCGCCTCGGGTAG
- the rplL gene encoding 50S ribosomal protein L7/L12, with amino-acid sequence MADINSIAESLVNLTIKEANELLTVLKDEYGIEPAAAAAVVAGPAGGDGAAAAEEQTEFDVILAGIGGNKIAVIKEVRGITGLGLKEAKELVDNAPSPIKEGASKEEADEVKAKLEGAGATVELK; translated from the coding sequence ATGGCAGACATCAACAGCATCGCCGAGAGCCTCGTCAACCTGACGATCAAGGAGGCCAACGAGCTCCTCACCGTCCTCAAGGACGAGTACGGCATCGAGCCGGCCGCCGCCGCGGCCGTGGTCGCCGGCCCGGCCGGGGGCGACGGCGCCGCCGCCGCCGAGGAGCAGACCGAGTTCGACGTGATCCTCGCCGGCATCGGCGGCAACAAGATCGCCGTCATCAAGGAGGTCCGCGGCATCACGGGCCTCGGCCTCAAGGAGGCCAAGGAGCTCGTCGACAACGCCCCGTCCCCGATCAAGGAGGGCGCCTCGAAGGAGGAGGCCGACGAGGTCAAGGCCAAGCTCGAGGGCGCCGGCGCCACGGTCGAGCTCAAGTAA
- a CDS encoding DUF3072 domain-containing protein: MSTPQDQTDAGNAQKDPEDWTTGDEPMTGAQRSYLHTLAQEAGEDPDQYDGLTKAEASETIDALQAKTGRGE, encoded by the coding sequence ATGTCGACCCCTCAAGACCAGACCGACGCCGGCAACGCCCAGAAGGACCCCGAAGACTGGACCACCGGCGACGAGCCGATGACCGGCGCGCAGCGCTCCTACCTCCACACGCTCGCTCAGGAGGCCGGCGAGGACCCCGACCAGTACGACGGTCTCACAAAGGCCGAGGCGTCCGAGACCATCGACGCGCTCCAGGCTAAGACCGGCCGTGGCGAGTGA
- the rplJ gene encoding 50S ribosomal protein L10, with protein sequence MPLTKEQKQEALGAIAETLEGANTVYLTDYQGLTVEQATGLRRAFREADVQYKVLKNTLLRRAMEQQGGFDDLLEQLNGPTAVAFTNDPAGPAKVLKKFLEDNDLEVPRFKGAYIDGAIYGDDQLDVLASLKSKDELLADILGLLMAPITNVASALGAQGAGLASVIQQISEKEEG encoded by the coding sequence ATGCCGCTTACCAAAGAGCAGAAGCAGGAGGCGCTCGGGGCCATCGCGGAGACGCTCGAAGGCGCCAACACCGTCTACCTCACCGACTACCAGGGCCTGACGGTCGAGCAGGCGACCGGCCTCCGCCGGGCGTTCCGCGAGGCCGACGTCCAGTACAAGGTCCTCAAGAACACGCTCCTCCGCCGCGCGATGGAGCAGCAGGGCGGGTTCGACGACCTGCTCGAGCAGCTCAACGGCCCGACGGCCGTCGCGTTCACGAACGACCCGGCCGGCCCGGCCAAGGTGCTCAAGAAGTTCCTCGAGGACAACGACCTCGAGGTCCCCCGCTTCAAGGGCGCCTACATCGACGGCGCGATCTACGGCGACGACCAGCTCGACGTGCTGGCCAGCCTCAAGAGCAAGGACGAGCTCCTCGCCGACATCCTCGGGCTCCTCATGGCGCCCATCACGAACGTCGCGTCGGCCCTCGGCGCGCAGGGCGCTGGCCTCGCCAGCGTCATCCAGCAGATCTCCGAGAAGGAGGAAGGCTGA
- the rpoB gene encoding DNA-directed RNA polymerase subunit beta — MSNSKSAARPAPSGESTRQSFADIAPVLDFPDFLEIQLRSYHDFVQAELVPEERDPKKGLEATFREHFPITDTRERYTLEYLHFTLEAPKHSIEECLAQGLTFALPLKAKLRLSAKEDEDEDEPEEAIQQDVYLGNLPVMTDKGTFVVNGAERVIVSQLHRSPGVFFSQSVHPNGTDLYSARVIPFRGSWIEFSTDVANVMWAYIDRKKKLPVTTLLRALGYSSDSEIVNLFDLADEEKVSTKKAFAKLAGRTLASSVTVEVKHEVIDEDTGEVLQENVEREVVLPAEHVLEEDDYGLLKDAGVESVILRREQSEDDDDGGLDMSTLLNTLKKDPTHSESEALKHLYETLRSAEAPDVDAARALLDRLFFSDKRYDLGAVGRYRMNKRLGLDSDNDAVTLTKEDLVAIITELVKLLNGKSNVDDIDHLGNRRVRTVGEQLQAQFSLGLARMARTIKERMNLRDADKFTPQDLVNARTVSSVINTFFGTNQLSQFMDQTNPLAELTHKRRMSALGPGGLTRERAGFEVRDVHYTHYGRLCPIETPEGPNIGLISSLCTHGVVNKFGFIETPYRKVNNGKVTSKIEYLSAEDEDRYTIAQANAPLNDDGTYANDLVRARIGGDVPLVTPDEIDYMDVAPNQIISPAASLIPFLEHDDANRALMGSNMQRQAVPLLQPSAPYVGTGLEGRIARDSRAILVAQGDGVVEYVDATKITVRYDETPEDADAAFEEPVRTYPLIKFRRTNQDTNVTQKPRVAAGMRVKKGDLLADGASTEKGELALGKNVLVAFMPWKGYNFEDAIVISEKVVKQDIFTSVHIEEFDHQVRDTKRGEEELTREIPNVSEEATKDLDERGIVRVGAEINPGDIIVGKITPKGETDPTPEEKLLRAIFGDKAGDVKDASLKAKPGMNGVVIDTMLFSRRKTDAITKKAEEKRLEEIKRQLDREVDALQQSFYERFFSLIGSKQAGAAIELRDGTIVISEGAKYTKTGFKEIEPADLKIRQAYTNDDDTNRQAWKLLANYQRRHQEVTGAAEQEEYRIQMGDELPPGIVQLAKVYVAKKRKLQVGDKMAGRHGNKGVVAKIVPEEDMPFLEDGTPVDICLNPLGVPSRMNLGQIFETLLGWAGSKLGETYATPAFDGASMDDIAAKLREAGLPEDGRVQLYDGQTGAPFDQKTTVGQIYMLKLSHLVDDKIHARSIGPYSLITQQPLGGKAQFGGQRFGEMEVWALYAYGASNVLRELLTVKSDDVQGRSKAYEAIVKGDNLPEPNVPESFNVLLREMQGLGLEVRID; from the coding sequence TTGAGCAACAGCAAGAGCGCGGCGCGACCGGCGCCCAGCGGCGAGAGCACTCGTCAGTCGTTCGCAGACATCGCGCCGGTCCTCGATTTCCCGGACTTCCTCGAGATCCAGCTCCGGTCCTACCACGACTTCGTCCAGGCCGAACTGGTCCCAGAAGAGCGTGACCCGAAAAAGGGCCTCGAGGCCACGTTTCGGGAGCACTTCCCGATCACCGACACGCGCGAGCGCTACACGCTCGAGTACCTCCACTTCACGCTGGAGGCGCCCAAGCACTCCATCGAGGAGTGCCTCGCGCAGGGCCTCACGTTCGCCCTCCCGCTCAAGGCGAAGCTCCGCCTGAGCGCCAAGGAGGACGAGGACGAGGACGAGCCCGAGGAGGCGATCCAGCAGGACGTCTACCTCGGCAACCTGCCCGTCATGACCGACAAGGGCACGTTCGTCGTTAACGGCGCCGAGCGGGTCATCGTCAGCCAGCTCCACCGGAGCCCGGGCGTGTTCTTCTCGCAGAGCGTCCACCCGAACGGGACGGACCTCTACAGCGCCCGCGTGATCCCCTTCCGGGGGTCGTGGATCGAGTTCTCGACCGACGTCGCGAACGTGATGTGGGCCTACATCGACCGGAAGAAGAAGCTGCCGGTCACGACGCTCCTCCGCGCGCTCGGCTACTCGTCGGACAGCGAGATCGTCAACCTGTTCGACCTCGCCGACGAGGAGAAGGTCTCGACCAAGAAGGCCTTCGCGAAGCTCGCCGGCCGGACGCTCGCCTCGTCGGTGACCGTCGAGGTCAAGCACGAGGTGATCGACGAGGACACCGGTGAGGTGCTCCAGGAGAACGTCGAGCGCGAGGTGGTCCTCCCGGCCGAGCACGTGCTCGAAGAGGACGACTACGGCCTCCTCAAGGACGCCGGCGTCGAGTCCGTCATCCTTCGCCGCGAGCAGAGCGAGGACGATGACGACGGCGGCCTCGACATGTCGACGCTCCTCAACACGCTCAAGAAGGACCCGACGCACTCGGAGTCCGAGGCGCTCAAGCACCTCTACGAGACGCTCCGGAGCGCCGAGGCGCCCGACGTCGACGCGGCGCGCGCGCTCCTCGACCGCCTCTTCTTCTCCGACAAGCGCTACGACCTCGGCGCCGTCGGCCGGTACCGCATGAACAAGCGGCTCGGCCTCGACAGCGACAACGACGCCGTCACGCTGACCAAGGAGGACCTCGTCGCGATCATCACCGAGCTCGTCAAGCTCCTCAACGGCAAGTCGAACGTCGACGACATCGACCACCTCGGCAACCGCCGGGTGCGGACCGTCGGCGAGCAGCTCCAGGCCCAGTTCTCGCTCGGCCTCGCCCGCATGGCGCGGACGATCAAGGAGCGGATGAACCTCCGCGACGCCGACAAATTCACGCCCCAGGACCTGGTCAACGCCCGGACCGTCTCGTCGGTGATCAACACCTTCTTCGGGACGAACCAGCTGAGCCAGTTCATGGACCAGACGAACCCGCTGGCGGAGCTGACGCACAAGCGTCGGATGTCCGCCCTCGGGCCCGGTGGTCTGACGCGTGAGCGCGCCGGCTTCGAGGTCCGCGACGTCCACTACACGCACTACGGCCGGCTCTGCCCGATCGAGACGCCGGAGGGGCCGAACATCGGCCTCATCTCGTCGCTGTGCACCCACGGCGTCGTGAACAAGTTCGGCTTCATCGAGACGCCCTACCGGAAGGTCAACAACGGCAAGGTCACGTCGAAGATCGAGTACCTCTCGGCCGAGGACGAGGACCGCTACACGATCGCCCAGGCCAACGCCCCGCTCAACGACGACGGGACGTACGCCAACGACCTCGTGCGCGCCCGGATCGGCGGCGACGTCCCGCTCGTCACGCCCGACGAGATCGACTACATGGACGTGGCGCCGAACCAGATCATCTCGCCGGCCGCCTCGCTCATCCCGTTCCTCGAGCACGACGACGCCAACCGCGCGCTGATGGGCTCGAACATGCAGCGCCAGGCCGTGCCGCTCCTCCAGCCGTCGGCGCCGTACGTCGGCACGGGCCTGGAGGGCCGGATCGCTCGCGACTCTCGTGCCATCCTCGTCGCCCAGGGCGACGGCGTGGTCGAGTACGTCGACGCGACCAAGATCACGGTCCGCTACGACGAGACGCCCGAGGACGCCGACGCGGCGTTCGAGGAGCCCGTCCGGACGTACCCGCTCATCAAGTTCCGCCGGACCAACCAGGACACCAACGTCACCCAGAAGCCGCGCGTCGCCGCCGGCATGCGGGTGAAGAAGGGCGACCTCCTGGCCGACGGCGCCTCGACGGAGAAGGGCGAGCTCGCGCTCGGCAAGAACGTCCTCGTGGCGTTCATGCCGTGGAAGGGCTACAACTTCGAGGACGCCATCGTCATCTCGGAGAAGGTGGTCAAGCAGGACATCTTCACCTCGGTCCACATCGAGGAGTTCGACCACCAGGTCCGCGACACGAAGCGCGGCGAGGAGGAGCTCACGCGCGAGATCCCGAACGTCTCCGAGGAGGCGACGAAGGACCTCGACGAGCGCGGCATCGTCCGCGTCGGCGCCGAGATCAACCCCGGCGACATCATCGTCGGCAAGATCACGCCAAAGGGCGAGACCGACCCGACGCCGGAGGAGAAGCTGCTCCGGGCCATCTTCGGCGACAAGGCCGGCGACGTCAAGGACGCCTCGCTCAAGGCCAAGCCGGGCATGAACGGCGTCGTGATCGACACGATGCTCTTCAGCCGCCGCAAGACCGACGCCATCACCAAGAAGGCGGAGGAGAAGCGGCTCGAGGAGATCAAGCGCCAGCTCGACCGCGAGGTCGACGCCCTCCAGCAGTCGTTCTACGAGCGGTTCTTCAGCCTCATCGGCTCGAAGCAGGCGGGCGCGGCCATCGAACTCCGCGACGGCACGATCGTGATCTCCGAGGGGGCCAAGTACACCAAGACGGGCTTCAAGGAGATCGAGCCGGCCGACCTCAAGATCCGCCAGGCGTACACCAACGACGACGACACCAACCGGCAGGCCTGGAAGCTGCTCGCCAACTACCAGCGGCGGCACCAGGAGGTGACCGGCGCGGCCGAGCAGGAGGAGTACCGGATCCAGATGGGCGACGAGCTGCCCCCGGGCATCGTCCAGCTGGCGAAGGTCTACGTGGCCAAGAAGCGCAAGCTCCAGGTCGGCGACAAGATGGCCGGCCGCCACGGCAACAAGGGCGTCGTCGCCAAGATCGTCCCCGAAGAGGACATGCCGTTCCTCGAGGACGGCACGCCGGTCGACATCTGCCTCAACCCGCTGGGCGTGCCGTCGCGCATGAACCTGGGCCAGATCTTCGAGACGCTCCTCGGCTGGGCCGGCTCCAAGCTCGGCGAGACCTACGCCACCCCGGCCTTCGACGGCGCGTCCATGGACGACATCGCCGCGAAGCTCCGCGAGGCGGGCCTCCCCGAGGACGGCCGCGTCCAACTCTACGACGGCCAAACCGGCGCCCCGTTCGACCAGAAGACGACGGTCGGGCAGATCTACATGCTCAAGCTGTCGCACCTCGTCGACGACAAGATCCACGCCCGGTCCATCGGGCCCTACAGCCTCATCACGCAGCAGCCGCTCGGCGGCAAGGCCCAGTTCGGCGGCCAGCGGTTCGGCGAGATGGAGGTGTGGGCGCTCTACGCCTACGGCGCCTCGAACGTCCTCCGCGAGCTCCTGACCGTCAAGTCCGACGACGTCCAGGGCCGCTCGAAGGCTTACGAGGCCATCGTCAAGGGCGACAACCTCCCCGAGCCGAACGTCCCCGAGTCGTTCAACGTCCTGCTCCGCGAGATGCAGGGCCTCGGCCTCGAAGTCCGCATCGACTAG
- a CDS encoding aryl-sulfate sulfotransferase, translating into MLTRSVLVLLLLGLGVAGCDGARPEPPDETDALPAVVSRFEVEVDPAGTSPLTAEVTLEADVPVSIDVVVEGKEGAATEIRHRFDDLGTVHRIPVLGLYANTTTAVTLVLRDESGAEVGRVERDVETGRVPGGLPAVTVNTAAPGAVRPGLTFVSSFAGEGATPQAPFAYDAAGTIRWVLDYSGRPPLTTLFYDNGIDRLANGNLYFGDGATDRIYEVDLFGRIVRQWDLPGFGFHHHVLEKPDGNFLVTVNRDGAATVEDAVVEVDRETGQIVRDWDLRQSLNQYRRAWPTDLADLNVDWFHANALVYDERDDTILVSGRTQGLVKLTAGNEVVWILAPHRDWGTAGDGTDLATKLLQPLDAAGQPITDPAVLDGAQRHVDFDWAWYQHAPEILPDGSILLFDNGDSRGYTGRGLYSRAVVYRVHEAAMTVRQVWDYGEERGPQTYSRIVSDVDYHADEGIVVFAPGAIARGEANPHGRVVEVDRATGAVRSEAVIRAPTTRFGITFHRVERMPLYPPGLRTTRPNA; encoded by the coding sequence ATGCTCACCCGGTCCGTCCTCGTCCTTCTCCTGCTCGGACTCGGCGTGGCGGGGTGCGACGGCGCCAGGCCCGAGCCGCCCGACGAGACGGACGCGCTGCCCGCCGTCGTCTCACGGTTCGAGGTCGAGGTCGATCCGGCGGGGACGTCGCCGCTGACGGCCGAGGTGACGCTCGAGGCCGACGTGCCGGTGTCGATCGACGTGGTGGTCGAAGGGAAGGAGGGGGCGGCCACCGAGATCCGCCACCGGTTCGACGACCTCGGGACCGTCCACCGCATCCCCGTCCTCGGGCTCTACGCCAACACTACCACGGCCGTCACGCTCGTCCTCCGGGACGAGAGCGGCGCCGAGGTGGGCCGGGTCGAGCGGGACGTCGAGACGGGACGGGTCCCCGGCGGCCTCCCTGCGGTGACGGTGAACACGGCGGCCCCGGGCGCGGTCCGGCCGGGCCTCACGTTCGTCAGCTCGTTCGCGGGGGAGGGCGCGACGCCGCAGGCTCCGTTTGCCTACGACGCCGCCGGGACGATCCGCTGGGTGCTCGACTATTCGGGCCGTCCGCCGCTCACGACCCTGTTCTACGACAACGGGATCGACCGGCTGGCGAACGGGAATCTGTACTTCGGCGACGGCGCCACGGACCGGATCTACGAGGTCGATCTGTTCGGCCGGATCGTGCGCCAATGGGACCTCCCAGGCTTCGGGTTCCACCACCACGTGCTGGAGAAGCCCGACGGCAACTTCCTCGTCACGGTCAACCGCGACGGCGCGGCGACGGTCGAGGACGCCGTCGTCGAGGTCGACCGCGAGACCGGCCAGATCGTCCGCGACTGGGACCTCCGCCAGTCGCTGAATCAATACCGCCGGGCGTGGCCCACGGACCTCGCCGACCTCAACGTCGACTGGTTCCATGCCAACGCGCTCGTGTATGACGAGCGGGACGACACGATCCTCGTCTCGGGGCGCACGCAGGGCCTCGTCAAGCTCACCGCCGGCAACGAGGTCGTGTGGATCCTCGCGCCGCACCGGGACTGGGGGACAGCAGGCGACGGGACGGACCTCGCGACGAAGCTTCTCCAGCCGCTCGACGCGGCGGGCCAGCCGATCACCGACCCCGCCGTGCTCGACGGCGCGCAGCGGCACGTCGACTTCGACTGGGCGTGGTACCAGCACGCCCCGGAGATCCTCCCCGACGGGTCGATCCTCCTGTTCGACAACGGCGACAGCCGCGGGTACACGGGCCGAGGCCTTTATAGCCGCGCCGTCGTCTACCGCGTCCATGAGGCCGCGATGACAGTGCGCCAAGTCTGGGACTACGGTGAGGAGCGCGGGCCGCAGACGTACTCCCGCATCGTCTCCGACGTGGACTACCACGCGGACGAGGGGATCGTCGTGTTCGCGCCGGGCGCCATCGCACGCGGGGAGGCCAATCCCCATGGGCGCGTCGTCGAGGTGGACCGGGCGACGGGCGCGGTGCGGTCCGAGGCCGTCATTCGGGCGCCGACGACCCGGTTCGGAATCACGTTCCACCGCGTCGAGCGGATGCCCCTCTACCCGCCGGGTCTCCGGACGACCCGGCCCAACGCCTGA